One segment of Paenibacillus rhizovicinus DNA contains the following:
- a CDS encoding FecR family protein — translation MRNSSFRTVIAVICFLLVIGPASLFAGKHASAQIMRVAIVQSLKGSVTVMKSGGAKPFKAFKNMSLNEGDQITTGKDGGAVLELASANADKDTVTIAANSVVDFSKLKDSGGTKTKISIWAGSLWVKVKSVSNASDQFEVETPTSIMGVRGTQFYVGVDPVTGLTQLFLAAGVVESRTNDNRLDESTDAAIDRTQVIYSAQQLAEYMDADGIHTQSSIIDLSSFVSNASPDIIRVILSSAQSINEENSRMMEQAKESLGTGTGNGGFGGQTLSQAELERLQQNLNNLVSLIAQEALSQHKIDTSVIDKINEAAGGKLIDLSIAKQLDLTAEERKKQELLEKLLKEKEEQAAREKAAKDALLQKTNAALLAKQKAEELRKQNEQREKELQNAAELAYAQGLSDAELQAFNQNRINNGLPPITPGKSSSNSTGGSTGTTAPQSTAKASLKFSDSALETSPLQAGGPLELNVVFSGFAAAQPILGYQIEVEYDSRLASFDEYRFSYPETALQYRAGAPGFKVKPERTYVTEENSVDDYRIINGTTTSRLIYSVAKFSGDASIVSDGTVMVKLPFLVYPSSGTQAPRAEDLISVPFHIRSIAAIGANGDSIGIAAGPDLTVRVQPMTT, via the coding sequence ATGAGGAATAGCAGTTTCCGCACGGTGATCGCGGTCATATGCTTCCTGCTTGTCATTGGGCCCGCGTCGTTGTTCGCTGGCAAGCATGCATCCGCGCAGATCATGCGTGTCGCGATCGTGCAGTCGTTGAAGGGCAGCGTGACCGTCATGAAGTCGGGAGGAGCGAAGCCGTTCAAAGCATTCAAGAATATGAGCTTGAACGAGGGGGATCAGATCACGACGGGCAAAGACGGCGGAGCGGTGCTGGAGCTGGCGAGCGCGAATGCGGATAAGGATACCGTGACCATTGCGGCCAATTCCGTCGTTGATTTCTCGAAGTTGAAAGACAGCGGCGGCACCAAGACGAAAATAAGCATCTGGGCCGGCTCGTTGTGGGTCAAAGTCAAATCGGTATCGAACGCGAGCGATCAGTTCGAGGTCGAAACGCCGACGTCCATCATGGGGGTCCGCGGCACGCAGTTTTACGTCGGCGTCGATCCGGTTACCGGGCTGACGCAGCTGTTCCTTGCCGCCGGAGTCGTCGAATCGCGGACGAACGACAATCGTCTGGATGAGTCGACCGATGCCGCGATCGATAGAACGCAAGTCATCTATTCCGCGCAGCAGCTGGCCGAGTATATGGATGCGGACGGCATTCATACCCAGTCGTCGATCATTGACTTGAGCAGCTTCGTGTCGAATGCTTCGCCGGATATCATCAGGGTGATCTTGTCCAGCGCGCAATCGATCAATGAAGAGAATTCGCGGATGATGGAGCAGGCGAAGGAGTCGCTCGGAACGGGGACCGGCAATGGCGGCTTCGGGGGCCAAACGTTATCCCAAGCGGAGTTGGAGCGCCTTCAGCAGAATCTGAACAACCTGGTTTCGTTGATCGCCCAAGAAGCGCTGTCCCAGCACAAAATCGATACATCCGTTATTGATAAAATCAATGAAGCGGCCGGCGGCAAGCTGATTGATCTTTCGATCGCGAAGCAGCTCGATTTGACGGCCGAGGAAAGAAAGAAGCAGGAGCTGCTCGAGAAGCTTCTGAAAGAAAAAGAAGAGCAGGCGGCGCGCGAGAAAGCAGCCAAAGATGCGCTCCTCCAAAAAACGAATGCCGCTTTGCTGGCAAAGCAGAAAGCGGAAGAACTGCGCAAGCAGAACGAGCAAAGGGAAAAGGAGCTGCAGAACGCGGCTGAGCTTGCATACGCTCAAGGCCTTTCGGATGCGGAGCTGCAGGCTTTTAATCAGAACCGGATCAACAACGGACTGCCGCCGATTACCCCTGGCAAAAGTTCCTCCAATAGCACTGGCGGGAGTACCGGAACGACTGCGCCCCAAAGCACTGCGAAGGCTAGCTTGAAATTCAGCGATTCCGCGTTGGAGACTTCGCCGCTTCAAGCCGGGGGGCCGCTCGAATTGAATGTCGTATTCAGCGGATTCGCCGCAGCGCAGCCGATTCTCGGCTATCAAATCGAAGTTGAATATGACAGTCGGCTGGCATCCTTCGACGAGTATAGGTTCTCCTATCCGGAAACCGCGCTTCAATATCGGGCGGGAGCGCCTGGATTTAAAGTCAAGCCGGAGCGTACCTATGTCACCGAAGAGAACAGCGTGGATGATTACCGGATCATCAATGGAACAACGACGTCCAGGCTGATCTACTCGGTCGCGAAGTTCAGCGGGGATGCCTCGATCGTCAGCGACGGAACCGTCATGGTCAAGCTTCCGTTCCTGGTGTATCCGTCGAGCGGAACCCAGGCGCCGCGGGCCGAAGATTTGATCTCGGTGCCGTTCCATATCCGTTCCATTGCGGCGATAGGCGCGAACGGCGATTCAATCGGCATCGCTGCAGGGCCGGATTTAACCGTTCGCGTGCAGCCGATGACTACTTAA
- a CDS encoding DUF309 domain-containing protein — MTSSQASQAYPYDEKFVHFVVLFNVDEDYFECHEVMEELWLEEGRSTLYQGLLQAAVGLHHWRNDNFTGAVKLFSQAENKLTAYPDDTMGLDLSRLRADMAGSLARLRAYTEGRPAADREAEPPAFEAFRLVVVDETLRELAKALAAIPYDRRVHPEDD, encoded by the coding sequence GTGACGTCATCCCAAGCATCGCAGGCGTACCCGTATGACGAGAAATTCGTTCATTTTGTCGTGTTGTTCAACGTCGACGAGGATTATTTCGAATGTCACGAAGTGATGGAGGAACTGTGGCTCGAAGAAGGCCGCAGCACGCTCTATCAGGGACTGCTGCAGGCCGCGGTCGGCCTTCATCATTGGCGCAACGATAATTTCACCGGCGCGGTCAAGCTGTTCTCCCAAGCGGAAAACAAGCTGACGGCGTATCCGGACGACACGATGGGGCTTGATCTGTCACGGCTTCGCGCCGACATGGCTGGCAGTTTGGCCCGGCTTCGGGCTTATACGGAAGGAAGGCCGGCAGCGGACCGCGAAGCGGAACCGCCTGCCTTCGAAGCCTTCCGCCTTGTCGTCGTCGACGAAACGCTGCGCGAACTTGCGAAAGCGCTTGCGGCAATCCCGTACGACCGGCGCGTGCATCCCGAAGATGATTAA
- a CDS encoding dihydroorotate dehydrogenase produces the protein MSGVHGGFTSAGVILVLFILLVIVSRGIFF, from the coding sequence ATGTCCGGTGTGCACGGAGGATTTACTTCTGCTGGCGTGATTTTGGTTCTGTTCATTCTGCTGGTCATCGTATCCCGCGGGATTTTCTTCTAA
- a CDS encoding GNAT family N-acetyltransferase, translating into MILNFIRSSNATLADEREIMNANPFFNRISKDKEQLADADIEAEHRDAEAAGAERYVIYDDMGRPAGIIEYLMTNPNDACTWIGLLVISGQCQGKGYGRSALAWFDRVMHGRGVASHRLGVLADNHPAHAFWQSQGAAAVKPAVLPDGKPIVIYERIVRRS; encoded by the coding sequence ATGATACTTAACTTTATACGTTCCTCGAACGCCACTCTTGCGGACGAACGGGAGATCATGAACGCCAACCCGTTCTTCAACCGCATTTCCAAAGATAAAGAGCAGCTGGCAGACGCGGATATTGAAGCGGAGCATCGCGATGCGGAAGCCGCCGGTGCCGAACGTTACGTCATCTATGATGACATGGGCCGTCCTGCCGGTATCATCGAATATTTGATGACCAACCCGAACGATGCTTGTACATGGATCGGTCTGCTGGTTATTTCCGGTCAATGCCAGGGTAAAGGTTACGGCCGCAGCGCGCTGGCTTGGTTCGATCGCGTCATGCACGGGCGGGGCGTTGCCTCGCACCGGTTAGGCGTATTGGCCGACAATCATCCCGCGCACGCGTTCTGGCAAAGCCAGGGGGCAGCCGCGGTGAAGCCGGCCGTACTGCCGGACGGCAAACCCATTGTTATCTACGAGCGGATTGTCCGGCGATCATAG
- a CDS encoding GNAT family N-acetyltransferase — protein sequence MIPAHEWQRLKLNTKRLQLLVIDESYAERALAFVMRNREALAEWEPERNEAYFTLESQRKLIQQDRLGMNEGQSIRFWLKLAGESDGELIGTASISNIVRGAFQSCHLGYRMDAAYRNSGYMTEALSHVVAFAFEQLNLHRIEANVMPRNAPSLKVCERLGFRREGLAHDYLRIAGKWEDHIHMVLLHPSWSER from the coding sequence ATGATTCCCGCTCATGAATGGCAGCGCTTGAAATTGAATACGAAACGGCTTCAACTGCTCGTTATCGACGAATCTTACGCCGAACGGGCGCTGGCGTTCGTCATGCGCAACCGGGAGGCGCTGGCCGAATGGGAGCCGGAACGCAATGAAGCGTATTTTACCCTGGAGTCGCAGCGGAAGCTGATTCAACAGGATCGGCTCGGCATGAATGAGGGACAGAGCATCAGATTCTGGCTGAAGCTTGCAGGGGAATCGGACGGAGAGCTGATCGGAACGGCATCGATCAGCAATATCGTGCGCGGCGCGTTCCAATCCTGTCATCTCGGTTATCGGATGGACGCTGCGTACCGCAATAGCGGCTATATGACGGAGGCGCTCTCGCATGTCGTCGCCTTCGCTTTCGAGCAATTGAACCTGCACCGGATCGAAGCCAACGTTATGCCGCGCAATGCGCCATCCTTGAAAGTTTGCGAACGGCTCGGATTTCGGCGCGAAGGCCTTGCCCATGACTATTTGCGCATCGCAGGGAAGTGGGAGGACCATATTCACATGGTACTGCTCCACCCGTCGTGGTCAGAACGCTGA
- a CDS encoding Cof-type HAD-IIB family hydrolase, with amino-acid sequence MGNINYDLIALDIDGTLLTDGHVLTAGVREAVREAHDRGAEIVLCTGRGPVNAMPVLDELGLAGTMITHNGAATVDSASRGVLHQYSIEAAELARFREYCLLAKLHFDINTPFEMLIEGITPEAQQMYKLYGANPVMRKPGEPLPEGLVKFTLFGEIADLDRVEADWNGWTHGLQHIRSGDYFIDVQHKEASKGTALQQLARLRGIEQSRVMAIGNYFNDVGMLAFAGMGVAVANSPDAVKEAANVLTRSNEEDGVAHALRAFAWK; translated from the coding sequence ATGGGGAACATCAACTACGATTTGATAGCGCTGGATATTGACGGAACGCTGCTTACGGACGGGCATGTCTTGACGGCAGGCGTCAGAGAAGCGGTGCGCGAAGCCCATGACCGCGGGGCCGAGATCGTATTATGTACGGGCAGAGGCCCTGTTAATGCGATGCCGGTACTCGATGAGCTGGGACTCGCCGGAACGATGATTACGCATAACGGAGCCGCAACGGTCGATTCGGCCAGCCGCGGCGTGCTGCATCAATATAGCATCGAAGCGGCGGAGCTTGCCCGGTTCCGGGAATACTGCCTGCTGGCAAAGCTGCATTTCGACATCAATACGCCATTCGAAATGCTGATCGAGGGCATCACGCCGGAAGCGCAGCAGATGTATAAGCTGTACGGCGCGAACCCTGTCATGCGCAAGCCGGGCGAACCGCTTCCCGAAGGGCTCGTGAAATTTACGTTGTTCGGCGAAATCGCGGATCTGGACCGCGTCGAAGCGGATTGGAACGGTTGGACGCATGGCTTGCAGCATATCCGAAGCGGCGATTATTTCATCGACGTTCAGCATAAAGAAGCCAGCAAAGGCACGGCGCTGCAGCAGCTTGCCCGCCTCAGGGGCATCGAGCAGAGCCGCGTCATGGCGATCGGCAATTATTTTAACGATGTCGGCATGCTGGCTTTCGCCGGAATGGGCGTCGCCGTCGCGAATTCGCCGGATGCCGTGAAGGAAGCGGCGAACGTGCTGACCCGCTCGAACGAAGAAGACGGCGTTGCGCATGCTCTTCGCGCATTTGCTTGGAAATAA
- a CDS encoding pseudouridine synthase → MAKRMRLDKLLANMGFGTRSEIRRAVKQGRVTVEGQTVKDFGLNLDPETAAVRFDDEEVVYQETIYVMLNKPQGVVSATEDTRDRTVIDLLEPGHRILQPFPVGRLDKDTEGLLLLTNDGKLAHDLLSPRKHVTKTYEALVHGDVNGEDQEAFRQGVTLDDGYKTMPADLAIGEKEQREEGVFSRITLSIREGKFHQVKRMFEAVGKKVVYLKRVSMGPLALDETLELGAYRPLTDAELDALLNVRAADVLDA, encoded by the coding sequence ATGGCAAAGCGAATGCGGCTGGACAAGCTGCTTGCGAATATGGGATTTGGCACGCGAAGCGAAATCAGGCGGGCGGTCAAACAAGGACGGGTCACGGTCGAAGGACAGACGGTGAAAGATTTCGGCTTGAACCTGGATCCGGAAACGGCGGCCGTGCGGTTCGACGACGAGGAAGTCGTCTATCAGGAGACGATTTATGTCATGTTGAATAAGCCGCAAGGCGTCGTTTCGGCGACGGAAGACACGCGGGACCGCACGGTCATTGATCTGCTGGAGCCCGGCCATCGCATCCTGCAGCCGTTCCCGGTCGGCCGGCTGGATAAGGACACGGAAGGGCTGCTGCTGCTGACGAATGACGGGAAGCTGGCGCATGATTTGCTGTCGCCGCGCAAGCATGTCACGAAGACCTATGAAGCGCTTGTGCACGGTGATGTCAATGGCGAAGATCAAGAAGCGTTCCGCCAAGGCGTAACGCTCGACGACGGGTATAAGACGATGCCGGCTGACCTGGCGATCGGCGAGAAGGAGCAGCGGGAAGAAGGCGTGTTCAGCCGGATTACGCTGTCGATACGCGAAGGGAAGTTTCATCAAGTGAAACGGATGTTCGAGGCCGTCGGCAAGAAGGTTGTCTATCTGAAACGCGTTTCCATGGGTCCGCTTGCACTTGACGAGACGCTTGAACTCGGCGCGTACCGCCCGCTCACGGATGCAGAACTGGACGCGCTGCTGAACGTTCGCGCCGCCGACGTGCTGGACGCTTAA
- a CDS encoding L,D-transpeptidase codes for MEINDDMNYLKRYVQNHPDNRMAWYLLGRQYIQEGKEAKANYCFLQSGSIYDAYERKQHPLANEPQQLIAEWNRKRRRRMLALRASASVLLLAALMLLIVPGAARDDAGSDEALQSVTDTNPVTAKPPDDGLKVVFVKPAGSDAAMLGKALGVLTQGGSQSDGKGLAVSLEQDGKWRKWTGKTRLLAQTAKQDGQGQADIGLLDAKACDCMPDKDAKARTLYRTWSERQEQKWTLSSAIAHYRERMKAWPAKLEDLVRPYPNNVLSGRSEAMSKLFAPLLKAMQSEAASAAGSDDGAGAGKQLAAADSTTKGAAAGAASSAAGESPLPEEPLSIVVDKDNHQLAVVSGDVIVRSYTVGLGGAKTPAGSFAISEKVRNPNGRDDSEFGSRGMTLSNSLYAIHGTNDPDSIGKDESHGCIRMNRKDLEELYDLVPLGTMVTIKSGVLPDAAAPVAKRFRLQPDQDETNSAVVYKWLD; via the coding sequence ATGGAAATAAACGATGACATGAACTATCTCAAACGTTACGTACAGAACCATCCGGATAACCGCATGGCCTGGTATCTGCTGGGCAGGCAATATATACAGGAAGGCAAGGAAGCGAAAGCAAACTACTGTTTCCTGCAGTCCGGCAGCATCTACGATGCTTATGAACGCAAGCAGCATCCGCTCGCTAACGAACCGCAGCAATTGATTGCCGAGTGGAACCGCAAACGCCGGCGCCGCATGCTAGCGCTGCGGGCTTCGGCGTCCGTGCTCCTGCTTGCCGCGCTCATGCTGCTAATCGTCCCGGGCGCCGCCCGAGACGATGCGGGGTCGGACGAGGCGCTGCAGTCCGTAACGGATACGAACCCTGTAACGGCAAAGCCGCCCGATGACGGACTGAAAGTCGTCTTCGTGAAACCGGCCGGGAGCGACGCTGCGATGCTCGGCAAGGCGCTCGGCGTACTGACGCAAGGCGGAAGCCAAAGTGACGGGAAGGGGCTTGCCGTCAGTCTGGAACAGGATGGAAAGTGGCGCAAGTGGACGGGGAAAACCCGTCTGCTGGCGCAGACGGCGAAACAGGACGGACAAGGGCAGGCTGATATCGGCCTATTGGACGCGAAAGCGTGCGACTGCATGCCGGATAAGGATGCGAAAGCGCGAACGCTCTACAGAACCTGGAGCGAGCGTCAGGAGCAGAAATGGACCCTGTCAAGCGCCATCGCGCACTATCGCGAGCGGATGAAGGCGTGGCCTGCCAAGCTCGAAGATCTCGTTCGGCCTTATCCGAATAACGTGCTTTCAGGCCGTTCGGAAGCGATGAGCAAGCTATTCGCGCCGCTGCTGAAAGCGATGCAATCGGAAGCGGCTTCGGCAGCTGGTTCGGATGACGGAGCGGGAGCCGGGAAGCAGCTTGCTGCCGCGGATTCGACGACCAAAGGAGCGGCAGCCGGCGCCGCTTCCTCGGCTGCCGGCGAGTCGCCGCTGCCGGAGGAACCGCTCTCGATCGTCGTCGATAAGGACAATCATCAGCTTGCCGTCGTGAGCGGGGACGTGATCGTCCGCAGCTATACGGTAGGACTGGGCGGAGCCAAGACGCCGGCCGGAAGCTTCGCCATCAGCGAGAAGGTTCGCAATCCCAACGGACGGGATGACAGCGAATTCGGCAGCCGGGGGATGACGCTCTCGAATTCGCTGTACGCGATTCACGGCACGAACGATCCCGATAGCATCGGTAAGGATGAATCGCATGGCTGCATCCGGATGAACCGGAAGGATCTTGAAGAGCTCTATGATCTGGTGCCCCTTGGGACGATGGTCACAATAAAAAGCGGCGTTCTTCCCGACGCTGCGGCACCGGTCGCAAAGCGTTTCCGCTTGCAGCCGGACCAGGACGAGACGAACTCCGCTGTTGTTTACAAATGGCTTGATTAA
- a CDS encoding stalk domain-containing protein: protein MRQISKITVSAAAAAVLLGAVVSTGYAAANNERNSVVALKPLYEVHTIAGSGAYGLLNGTPAESAFRGPTSLLYSDEGKMFLIADTSNQLLRLLQPGEASTAAGMNIGDDDLNASLGSLIDGPVDEAVFNGPSGLAEDETGNVYVADSGNNAIRKIDQDGNVTTIAGDGLIGDTDGAGTKAEFNRPLDIAVSKSGVVYVADTLNHAIRQIKDGVVTTLNAHSSRIVEYVPGSVAKGGDYADGPIAKAKFNEPSGLALDDKGNLYVSDSGNDMIRYIDFAAGTVTTVAGGKAGAAVVYGPNAPYATGGFADGVAGTAKFHAPRGLDLSPEGGLLIADSLNHVIRYLFHGVVSTIAGTPGEEGRMDGLAANGALLNKPTDVRWLGEGTIAVADSGSNTIRLVAPYHAPAGLKTDGTINLLYGTRLLQSDANPVIKNGVTYAPARVLAEQLGYDVRYAGGQTTLRLGTTTYTMTAGSSSVVKSAQGGTKQTLNVGAAPFNAAGRLFLPVRFFAEELGLDVQWLSDIRAVLLRDKRFSE, encoded by the coding sequence ATGAGGCAAATTTCGAAAATCACGGTTTCGGCCGCAGCAGCCGCAGTCTTGCTCGGTGCTGTGGTCAGCACGGGTTATGCCGCTGCGAACAACGAACGGAATTCCGTCGTAGCGCTGAAACCGTTATACGAAGTACACACGATCGCAGGCTCGGGCGCTTACGGCTTGCTTAACGGTACGCCGGCCGAATCGGCTTTCCGGGGACCGACTTCGCTGCTGTACAGCGACGAGGGTAAAATGTTCCTGATCGCGGACACGAGCAACCAGCTGCTTCGACTGCTGCAGCCCGGCGAGGCGAGCACGGCGGCGGGCATGAATATCGGCGACGACGATCTGAATGCGTCCCTAGGCAGTTTGATTGACGGCCCCGTCGATGAAGCAGTCTTCAACGGCCCGTCCGGGCTGGCGGAGGACGAGACAGGCAATGTGTATGTCGCCGATTCCGGGAACAACGCGATTCGCAAAATCGATCAAGACGGCAACGTGACGACGATTGCCGGCGACGGCTTGATCGGCGATACCGACGGAGCGGGCACGAAGGCCGAATTCAATCGTCCGCTCGATATTGCGGTGTCCAAGTCGGGCGTCGTCTATGTCGCGGATACGCTCAATCACGCGATCCGGCAAATCAAAGACGGCGTCGTAACGACGCTGAACGCGCATTCGTCCAGAATCGTTGAATACGTGCCGGGTTCGGTTGCCAAAGGCGGCGATTACGCGGATGGCCCGATCGCAAAAGCGAAATTCAATGAACCTAGCGGTCTTGCGCTGGATGACAAAGGAAATTTGTACGTCAGCGATTCGGGTAACGACATGATTCGTTACATCGATTTCGCGGCGGGTACCGTAACGACGGTCGCAGGAGGCAAGGCGGGAGCGGCCGTCGTATACGGTCCGAACGCTCCTTATGCAACGGGCGGCTTTGCGGATGGCGTTGCCGGAACGGCGAAGTTCCATGCGCCGCGCGGCTTGGATCTTTCTCCGGAAGGCGGCCTGCTCATCGCGGATTCGCTGAATCATGTGATCCGCTATTTATTCCATGGCGTCGTGTCCACGATAGCGGGCACGCCGGGTGAAGAAGGACGCATGGACGGACTTGCCGCCAATGGCGCGCTGTTGAATAAGCCGACGGATGTCCGATGGCTCGGGGAAGGCACGATCGCGGTAGCGGACAGCGGAAGCAACACGATTCGTCTCGTCGCTCCTTACCATGCGCCTGCAGGACTCAAGACGGACGGAACCATTAATCTGTTGTATGGAACCCGTCTGCTGCAGAGCGACGCCAATCCGGTCATCAAGAATGGCGTCACCTATGCTCCGGCAAGAGTATTGGCGGAGCAACTCGGCTACGACGTGCGATATGCCGGGGGCCAAACGACGCTGCGTCTGGGAACGACGACTTACACGATGACGGCCGGATCGTCGTCGGTCGTAAAGTCGGCACAGGGAGGAACGAAGCAAACCTTGAACGTCGGTGCGGCTCCGTTTAACGCTGCAGGCCGATTGTTCCTCCCGGTTCGTTTCTTCGCCGAAGAGCTTGGCCTGGACGTACAATGGCTGTCGGATATCCGTGCCGTGCTGCTGCGCGACAAGCGGTTCAGCGAGTAA
- a CDS encoding quinone-dependent dihydroorotate dehydrogenase → MLYTKIAKPYFFRMDAEKAHHMVIDGLHTASRVPGIPAMMRGMYGVSESKELAMDLFGLHFSHPVGLAAGLDKNAKAVDMFANIGFGFAEVGTVTPKGQVGNDLPRLFRLPSDEALVNRMGFNNEGAAAMAERLSRDTQRRIPIAVNIGKNKTTPNELAHEDYRACLQQLYTYGDFFVVNISSPNTPDLRALQHGDELKLLLTTVMDEMGVQAAKSGAARKPVLVKIAPDMTEEQLAYTVETIVASGVNGIIATNTTISREGLRHENAKETGGLSGKPLRDRSTEVVREVYRLTNGQLPIIGSGGIFTAADAYDKIRAGASLVEIYTALIYKGPELLRELTEGLKALLRKDGFASIAEAIGADHRS, encoded by the coding sequence TTGTTGTATACCAAAATTGCCAAGCCCTATTTCTTCCGAATGGATGCCGAGAAAGCCCATCACATGGTGATTGACGGCCTGCACACGGCCAGCCGCGTTCCGGGCATTCCCGCCATGATGCGCGGCATGTACGGCGTTTCGGAATCAAAGGAGCTCGCGATGGATTTGTTCGGGCTGCATTTCTCCCATCCCGTCGGTCTTGCGGCCGGACTGGACAAGAATGCCAAGGCTGTCGATATGTTCGCCAATATCGGTTTCGGTTTTGCCGAAGTAGGCACGGTCACGCCGAAAGGACAAGTCGGCAACGACCTGCCGCGGCTGTTCCGTCTCCCGAGCGACGAAGCGCTCGTCAATCGGATGGGTTTCAATAACGAAGGCGCGGCGGCCATGGCCGAACGGCTTTCCCGCGATACGCAGCGGCGGATTCCGATCGCCGTCAACATCGGCAAGAACAAGACAACCCCGAACGAGCTGGCGCACGAGGATTACCGCGCTTGCCTGCAGCAGCTGTATACATACGGCGACTTTTTCGTCGTCAACATTAGTTCGCCGAACACGCCGGACCTGCGCGCGCTGCAGCATGGCGACGAGCTGAAGCTTCTGCTTACCACGGTCATGGACGAAATGGGCGTTCAGGCCGCCAAGAGCGGCGCCGCCCGCAAGCCCGTGCTTGTCAAAATCGCGCCGGACATGACGGAAGAGCAGCTTGCCTATACCGTCGAGACGATCGTAGCGAGCGGCGTGAACGGCATAATCGCGACGAATACGACGATCAGCCGGGAAGGCTTGCGGCATGAGAACGCAAAGGAAACCGGCGGTTTGAGCGGCAAGCCATTGCGCGACCGTTCGACGGAGGTTGTACGCGAGGTTTATCGTCTGACGAATGGACAACTGCCCATTATTGGTTCTGGCGGCATCTTTACGGCAGCCGATGCATACGATAAAATTCGCGCAGGCGCAAGTCTCGTTGAAATTTACACGGCGCTTATCTATAAAGGCCCGGAGCTGCTTCGGGAACTGACGGAAGGACTTAAAGCGTTGCTGCGCAAAGACGGATTCGCATCGATTGCGGAGGCAATAGGAGCAGATCATCGGTCATAG
- a CDS encoding GTP pyrophosphokinase, with the protein MDGRDWGLFLHPYEQAVEELKVKLKTLRTELKNREAYAPIEFVTGRVKKISSILEKAKRLSVPMEKIDTGIEDIAGIRIMCQFVDDIHRVAALIRSRKDLKLVYEKDYITNFKDSGYRSYHMIIEYPVQTAIGLKNVLAEIQIRTLAMNFWATIEHSLNYKYKESLPEDVRNRLKKAAEAASVLDTEMSSIRNEILDAQRDFEEKSNMFSSVLSDIQELYFFNRVREAVQFQLRFNELWEKEDAFEIRRLSDEIRVAINRAKKGGTT; encoded by the coding sequence ATGGACGGAAGAGACTGGGGACTATTTTTACACCCTTACGAGCAGGCAGTAGAAGAATTGAAGGTCAAGCTAAAGACGCTTCGGACGGAACTTAAGAATCGGGAAGCCTACGCGCCGATTGAGTTCGTGACGGGGCGGGTCAAGAAGATTTCCAGCATTCTGGAGAAAGCTAAACGGCTGTCGGTGCCGATGGAGAAGATCGATACCGGTATCGAAGATATAGCGGGTATCCGCATCATGTGCCAGTTCGTGGACGACATCCACCGCGTAGCGGCGCTGATCCGTTCGCGCAAAGATTTGAAACTCGTGTACGAGAAAGACTACATTACGAATTTCAAAGACAGCGGCTATCGCAGCTACCATATGATTATCGAATATCCCGTTCAAACGGCGATCGGCTTGAAAAACGTGCTGGCGGAGATTCAAATCCGTACGCTGGCGATGAATTTCTGGGCGACGATCGAGCATTCGTTGAACTATAAGTATAAGGAAAGTTTGCCGGAAGACGTGCGAAACCGGTTGAAGAAAGCCGCCGAGGCGGCATCGGTGCTGGATACGGAAATGTCCAGCATTCGCAATGAAATCTTGGACGCGCAGCGGGATTTCGAAGAGAAATCGAACATGTTCTCCAGCGTGCTCAGCGACATCCAGGAACTGTATTTCTTCAATCGCGTGCGCGAGGCCGTTCAATTCCAACTGCGGTTCAATGAACTATGGGAGAAGGAAGACGCGTTCGAAATCCGGAGGCTGTCCGACGAGATCCGGGTGGCGATCAATCGCGCGAAGAAGGGCGGAACGACGTAA
- a CDS encoding LysE family translocator has protein sequence MMLAKGLLIGLSIAAPVGPIGILCMKRTLNQGRRYGLASGLGAATADGLYGLIAAFGFNAAIARMVALQDVVSLIGGLFLCYLGIRSYRSAAGERSAEAGSSSSLAGAYMTTFFLTAANPVTILSFLGIFAGLNAMDASETGLTTLVLGVFAGSAAWWLFLCIVIGSLRQTLNAGIMRRINRLSGLLLLGFGVYSLLNAVY, from the coding sequence ATGATGTTGGCAAAAGGCTTGCTTATCGGCCTGTCGATCGCCGCCCCCGTCGGGCCGATCGGCATTCTATGCATGAAACGCACCTTGAATCAGGGCAGGCGCTACGGTTTGGCTTCGGGACTGGGGGCCGCTACGGCCGACGGCCTGTATGGATTGATCGCCGCGTTCGGCTTTAATGCCGCCATCGCAAGGATGGTGGCGCTGCAGGACGTCGTTTCGCTAATCGGCGGCTTGTTTCTCTGTTACCTGGGCATCCGGTCGTACCGGTCTGCCGCAGGAGAGCGCAGCGCGGAAGCGGGCAGCAGCAGCAGCTTGGCTGGCGCTTACATGACGACGTTCTTCCTGACCGCCGCCAATCCGGTGACGATCCTCTCGTTTCTCGGTATTTTTGCCGGATTGAATGCGATGGACGCTTCGGAAACCGGACTGACGACGCTCGTGCTTGGCGTGTTTGCAGGGTCGGCGGCATGGTGGCTGTTCTTGTGCATCGTCATCGGCTCGCTTCGGCAGACGTTAAACGCCGGCATTATGCGACGGATCAACCGGTTGTCGGGACTGCTGCTTCTCGGGTTCGGCGTCTATTCTTTGCTGAACGCGGTCTATTAA